Genomic DNA from Candidatus Koribacter versatilis Ellin345:
TGCTTCCATCATCAGGGCGAAGCGACCGGGGTGTCTGTGATGCAGCGCACATCCATGCACTGGCGCGAACCGAACAATTACAATGCGCAGAGATGAACGATCGGGAAACGCAGCAATCCGCCATATTGAATGCACTGCGCTGGCTGCGCGCGCATTGGCTTGCGTTTCTGATCTGTTCTGGCGCGATTTTGATTCCGTGCTTCTGGCACCAGCAAGTGCAGGCCGCGGATTTGGGCAGCCATCTCTACAATGCATGGCTGTCGCAGTCGGTGGAGCGGGACCTGCTGCCGGGACTTTCTCTGGAGCCTTTGCACACTAACATTCTGATTGACCTGCTCCTGGGCAAACTGCTGCCTTCTGTAGGCGTGGTGGCTACGCAGCGCATCGTGGCATCACTTTGCGTACTGGTCTTCTTCTGGGGAGCGTTCGCGCTGGCATCCGCCGCCGCAAGGGAGGCGGCGTGGAGCGTGGTCCCGCTGCTGGCGATGTTCGCTTACGGCGTGATCTTCCACTGGGGATTCTTGAACTTCTATCTCTCGGTGGGATTCTCGTTGTTCGCGCTGGCGATTGTGGTGTGCGGGAATTTACGCGAGTTTCTATTGCTGCCGGTATTGCTCGTGCTGTCGGCGCTGGCGCATCCGATGGGCGCGGCTTGCCTTGTAGCGCTCGCGATTTATCTCATCGGCCTGCGATGGCTCTCGTTGAGATCGCAGCTTTTCTTGACGTCCGCGCTGCTGGCCCTCGCGTTCGTGCTGCGCTGGTACGTGGTGCGGCACGTTGAAGTCCTGCCGCGCGAGATCAGCCAGTTCTGGCTTCTCGGGGCTGACCAACTCTACGTCTTCGGACGCGGCTATCTGTGGATTTCCGGCGCGACGCTGACGCTGTGCGCAATGTGTATTGCCCTTGCCTGGCGTCGGGAACGCCATTCGAAGTGGCTGCAGTTCTATCTCGTGATTGCGTTGGTGGTCTGCTTCGCTCCGGGTGGCCTGCACAGCGAAGATACCTTTGGCATGATGGGCTTCCTGCCGGACCGCGGGTCGCTCTACTCAGCCGTGGCCCTCACCGTCCTTGTGGCAAATTGCCGTCCGCGTCTCTGGTTCCCGGTCGCGACGGCGGCACTCGCGGTACCGTTTTTTGCAGCGCTTCATCATGACACCGGAATCCTGCAACAGCGCGTGCAGATCGTTTCCGCGCTGGTGCGTCAACAACCCGAAGGGCGCCGCATGATCAGCCTGGTGCAACCAGTGCCGGGCTGGCGCATTCACGAGGACCATTCCGTTGACCGCGCCTGTATCGGCTATTGCTATTCGTACACCAACTACGAACCGAGCACCAGCCAGTTCCGGCTGCGCGCGGAGCCGGACAACCGATTCGTGCTCGTGGATAACGACGCCATTGATCGGATTAAAGAGGGCCAGTACGTAATACAGCCGCGCGATCTCCCCGTTTCCCAAATCTATGCGTGCGGAGATCACGTGAATGATCTTTGCGTTGCAGAGTTGCACGCCGGGCAGAAGAATGGGGACCTGCCGCACTTAACGGCGCCCTAGCGGCTAAACGATAAGCCACTCAACTGGCCGCCTTGAATTCCACGCGCAAGCACCAGGGCGTGAAAGCGCTCGCCCATCTCTTCGGGAGAGATCAGGTGTTTCAATTGCATCGCAACCTTCGCGCGCTCCTGCGGCAGCACGCAGGACTCGAAGGCATCGGCAAATTCGGTCTGCTGGCCAACGCCGAGCAAGAACTGCGATTGGGTTACGAGTCCGAGCGACGTCATTCCGTTCTTTTCGGCGACCCCTTGCAGCGCCGTGAAGTTCACATGCGTCGTGATGTCCTGTTCACCCGGCGCTTCGTATGGATTTGCGGAAGCCTGGTGTTCGCGGAATGTCATCAGGGTGTCGAGATGGCGTCCGGCTAGCTGCTGCTCGCGGGTATAGCCGTAGTCGATGAAGAGCGCGAAGCCGCGACGCTCCGCAAAAGCATGGGCAATCTTCTCCATCCACTCCTGGGATTGCATCGCTACTTCCACTCTCCCGCGACTCTCCGGAGGCACGCTGTAATCCCGCAGGTATTGCACATGGTCGTGAGGTGGCTGCACCCATCGGTCGATGAAGTGGCCTTTATCCTCGGCAATGTAGAGTTCTCCGGCCCTCGACAGGAGTTCCACGGGAATCGCGTCGAAGAACTCGTTGCCGAACATGACGAGCGAATCACCGCAATTGCTCGCGGCCGCTTCAAGACCCTCGTAGACGCTCACCCGCGAGTCCCCCGCGAACCGCTCTCTCAATCTCGCCCGCAGACTCGGCGAGCTTTCCACCAGCCAATACCGCAGCGCTTTCGCAAACTCGGGGAACTTCTTCCCTGCCCAATCCAGCACATCCTGCCCGAACAGTCCGCGGCCCGGGCCAAGCTCGACGAGATCCATCTGCCCGGGCGATCCGAGCAGACGCCACATTTCTTCGAACTGCCGGCATAACAATCGTCCGAAGACGGCATGGACATCGCTCGAGGTGTAGAAATCCCCAGCTTTGCCGAACTTCTCACGCGGCCGTGAATAGTAGCCGAGCTCCGGATGATAGAGACACAGCTCCATGTAACGCGAGAACGGGATCGGCCCGTCGCGCCGGATGATGTCGATGATGACTTCGCGCAAGCTCAATGTTTGGTCCGGTAATCGCGCACGTTCTGCGGCGTGTGGGTGAACATCTCGACAAAGTAGTCGTGCATGCAGTCATACAACTGCCGCTGGAAGGTCCATGCAAACTGCGGGTGATCGAGGTCTCGCGGATGCACTTCGAAATAATAGGTGTGCACTGGAACCGGCGGGTCCTTGAACTTGATGATGACTTCCACGCACTCGCCTTTCTCGCGCGCGTCAAATGCCAGCAGCGGATGTTCATACTGCCGCAGGTGACTCAGCACGCGCTCCAGGCGAGGATTGGCCATGATTCGATTGTACCGAGAGGCTGCAAACAAATTAGGCGGATGGAAGATCCATCCGCCTCTGTCCGGAGAGACAGGAACTTATTCGTACCGCAGAGCCTCAATCGGATTTAACCGGGAAGCTTTGATCGCCGGCAGCATGCCACTCACGATACCGACAATGATGAGAATGACCGTTGCAACTATGAGTGTGCTTGGATCGATGATCAGCCGGATGTCAGCGGCTTCCGCATTCTTCGCAATCGCGCTGTAGAACGTCAGCCGGCCCACGCTAAACGAAACGATGTAGGCGAATGCGATTCCAATCGCGCCGCCCATGAACGTGATAGTCAGTGCCTCGGCGAGGAATTGGAAGAGGATGTCGCGTTTGCGTCCGCCGAGCGCCTTCTCGACGCCGATTTCGCGCGTACGCTGCGTCACGGAAACAAGCATGATGTTCATCAAGCCCACACCGCCGATTCCCAGCGTCAGGGTGCCGATGAACGCCAACAGGATTTTCAAACCCATGGTGATGATCTCGAACTGCTTCACCTGTTTCATGGCGTCGAAGACGAAGATCGCGCGATTATCGTCGGGTTTGAAACCATGCGCATCAGCCAGCGTCGTGCGGATACCGCGCTCCACCATCTCGTACTGATCGGTCTCGTAGTCAATCCAGATGCCATCGAGGTAGTGCGTGTCCTTAAGGTCGCCCATGGTCGAGAACGGAATGTAAATCTGGCGATTGATGTCGTTGTCGCCTTCCTGCATGCGCGCTTCGATGATGCCGATGACTTCGAACGAAATCCCGTTGATGCGAATGCGCTGGCCCAACGCGTATGCGCCGGAAAAGAGCTTCGTCTTCGCCTCGGAGCCGATCACCGCCACGCGCCCCTTCTGCGCCAGGTCCTCTTCATTGAAAAACCGACCAGTGTCCACATTGACGTTCTGGATCCGCGCTATGTTCGGGTACGAACCCGTAACCTGGAAGTTGTAACTGCGCGTGTCATTTGCAACCGTGGTCTGCTGATAAGCCACCGGCGAAATTCTCTTTACCATTGGAACGTTGGTCGCGAGGCGATCCAAGTCTTCCATAGTGAAGCGCACCTGGCTGCCGGCCTTTTGTCCGCCGGCCTGCTGGGAGGTGCGTCCTGGGAAGACGCCGATCAGCTTCACGCCGAAGTGCGAGAAAATCGTTGTGATCGCGCGGCCAAAGCCGGAGCCGTAGGCGAGGAGCAATACCACCGTGGCGATGCCCCATGCCATGCCCAGCATGGTGAGTGCGGTGCGCCGGCGGTTGTGCCGCATGGCGCTGTTTGCCTGTTGAAGCAGATCGCGAACCATAGCTTTACTCCGCTCTCAGCGCGTCAACGGGTGCCATGAGCGCTGCCTTCCGTGCCGGATACAATCCGGCGATCACACCCGCCAACGCCAGCGTTCCGATTGCAACGGCAGCCGACATCGGCACTACGCGCGGCGTATCGAAGCCGTCTGGCGCCGGCAACTGCGCCAGCAACGCGCAGAAGCCAATCGCTCCGATCAGGCCGAGTCCGCCGCTAAATAAGGTTAAGAACGTGCCTTCGAGGAAGAACTGTGCCAGTACGCTGCGGTTGGTTGCGCCGAGCGCCTTGCGCAATCCGATTTCGCGGGTGCGTTCGGTCACTGCCACAAGCATGATGTTGATAATCCCGATCGCGCCCAGCGCCAGGGTTACGATCCCCACTCCGCCAAGGAAGACATTCATCGCGTCGAAGATCTTCCCGACCATCTCAGCCGACTTGGCGCTATCCCAGGCTTCGAAGGCATCGTCATTTGCGGCATCGAAACCGTGGTTGCGTGCCACAATCGACTTGGCTTCCTTCATCGCGACCGCGTGATCGTCGTGCGTAATGGGCCGGAAGTTGATGAAGCTCACTGCGTTGTCTTCCTGCGACTGCTTCAGCGGGAAGTAGGTGTGCATCGCGGAGAACGGAATGAAGACGCGATTGTTGGTCGAGTTCTCGTCGCCCTTGCCCACGCGTTGCACCACGCCAATCACTTCAAAGCTGCGGCCGTTGAGCAGGATCTGGTGTCCGAGCGGATTCTGTTTGTCGGGAAAGAGGTTCTTCACCATCTCGTCGCCGATAACCGCCACGTCGCGACGCTGGGTTTCATCAAGATCGTTCAGCCAGCGACCCTTCGACAGCGGCAGGTAGCGAATGTCGTTGAACACCGGCAGAATTCCGACGACTTGCCCGTTCGAGTTGCCGAACTCGCTGACTTCACGGATATCTTCGCGCTGCAGCACCGGAGAAGCCGAGCGCACATGCGGCAACTGCGCAATGTCCTTCGCGTCCTGGATGGTCAGCTTGTAGGGATGCCCGGAGCTCATGTTCCCTGCCACCGCAGGCGCGCGTCCGGGGAAAACAAATTCGATGTCTTCGCCGAAGCTCTTCATCTCGCGCCGATTGCCGGAGCGGAACCCCTCGCCGAGCCCTACGAGCAACAGTAGGGAGCCGACGCCCCAAGCGATGCCGAACATGGTGAGAAACGAGCGCAATTTGTGCGCCCAGAGAATGCGGAAGGTCTGTCCAATGATATCGAGGGCAAGGCGCATACACTCGTCTCCTGATGGGGAGATACGCGCCTGCCCGCGCAGAAGTTCCTATATAGACAGAACTTAGCGGCCCAAACCGGGCAATCGGGATGAACTGCAACCGGCAGGGATGAACTCTCGAAATCATTCTTTTTGCAGGGACGGAACTCGGGCAGTGCCTTGCACGTATCATCCCTGCAGGAGGGGTCAATGTTCTGCGACAAGTGTGGGGCAACGGTACCCCAGAACCAACGTTTTTGCGGCAATTGTGGGCGGGCGTTTTACACCATGGTTCCCGTGACGTACGTGCAACAGAGCCGCGTGCAACAGCATGTGCGCATGCTCGGCATTCTCTGGACCGCGTACTCTGCGCTGGTCGCGCTCGGCAGTTTGGCGTGTTTCATCGTGGCTGCGGTTATGACCAACATCATTCGTTTCGGCAATGGCGGACCGCCAGCGTTTATCCCGCCACTACTGCACATCATCGGGACCGTGATTCTGATCCTCTCGATGTTCGGCTTCCTTGCCGGATGGGGACTGATCAACCGGGAACCCTGGGCACGCATGTTGACGATCGTGCTCTCGTTCTTCGCGATGTTCAAAGTTCCGTTCGGAACCGCGCTCGGCATCTATGGACTGTGGGTGTTGCTGCCTGAGGCTTCGGAACGCGAGTACGAACTGACGGCGAAGAAGACGAGCGCCGCTTAGCGAACGTAAGCGACCGTGTACTTCAAGGAGAGAACCGCATGAAACGCCTGCTTGCGTTCCTGTTGTTCAGCATGTTCAGCGCTGCCACGCTGCTGGCGCAGAAACCAAACTTCATCGAAGGCGTCGGGCAAGGTTACGACGGCGAATGGACGCATGTTTCTCGACAGTTGATCGCGCTGGCCGAAGCGATTCCCGCTGACAAATACGCGTGGCGACCGGCGCCGGGTGTGCGATCCACCGGCGAAGTGATCATGCATATTGCCGGAGCGAACTTCTATTTTCTCTCGCTCATGGGACAGAAATTGCCCCCCGATTTTCAGTCGGTAGATGAAGAAAAGGTCGCGCCCGAGAAAGCGAAGGTTGTAGATTGGCTAAAACGATCGTTGGACGCAGCGGGTAACGCTCGTGCGCATGTAACCGCGGCCGATTTAAAGAAGACAGCAAAGTTCCTCGACCACACTGTTACCCACGACGACATTTACCTTCGCATGGTCATCCACAATAACGAACACATGGGACAGTTGGTCGCATACGCACGCATGAATGGAGTCGTTCCACCCTGGTCCGAGAAGTAATCGGGATCAGCGGGAGACAGCCAAGGCTCGTTTGTTCGCTTTGACGTACTGCTCCAGCAGAGGAGCGGGGCGGTACGTCTCGCCGAGCGTTTTGTGAAGGTATTCCATCATCCGCAGACGTCGCTCGAGGCCATACTGTTCGGCCTCCGCAATTGGACCCATCGGCAATCCCAGTCCCTGTTGTAACGCGCGATCAATCTCTTCGGCCGACGCCAGTCCTTCCCCGAGCATTTTGAACGCCTCATTACTGATCAGCGCCTGCATGCGCGCGGTGATCGCTCCCGGCGTTTCGCGCAATAGGATCGGTTCGCGCTTCATTCTCTGCGCTACCGCGACTGCAGCCGTGGCCGTCTCGTCGCTGGTTTCCAGACCTCGAACGATTTCCAGAGCAACCGACGTTTGTGGCGGCTTTGGGAACCACATCGCAATGCACTTCGGCGCACGATAGATCACCGAAGCCAGTTCGGTGATGCTCTGTATCTGGGTATGCGAAACGATCATCGTCTCCGGACGGCAAACTTTGTCGAGCAGGACGAAGATCTCCAGCTTCGACTCGAGTTCGTCCGGCACCGCTTCGATCACCATGTCGGCGTCGCGCGCTGCGTCTTCGAGATTGGACGCGTACTCAATGCGCGCCAGTGCTGCATCCGCTTCGCGTTGTTCTACGCTGCCGGTGGAGACGGCGCGGCCGAGCTCGGCGCGGATGGCGTCTTCGGCTTTGCGAAGTGCGTTGGGAAGAATGTCTTCAAGGATGGTGCGAAAGCCGCCAACTGCGGCGGCCTGCGCGATGCTGCGTCCCATGGTGCCCGCGCCGATCACGGCGATGATGCGGACCTCACTCAATGGTCTTGTTGCTCCGCAGGTCCTGGACGACCTTCGGGTAATTGGGTTCGACCTTCTCCATGTAATCAGCGATGCGCTGCTTCTCTTCAGTCGTGAGGAAGCTGTAGTTCGCGACAACGCGGCGGAGAGTTGCCGAAATGTCGTCAACGTAGTTCATCATGCGAATGACTTCACCGCTTACGACGGCCATGCGTGCTCCTTGGGATATTCAATTGATAACTGCAACAACCTATTTTCAATGCCGCGCCAAGATTAGTAAAGCGGAGCTGTGGACATCCCGAGGCAGCCACGGCGGAAAAGGTTGCATCCAATTTTTTGCCCCGTCTGCAAAGGCAATCGAGATTGATGCGAAGCAGCCCCACGATTTTTGCCGAACAGAAGAGTGCCTTGGCCGAATGTATGGAGCGGATTGCCGCTGGTAAGCGGCAGCTGCGTCCAACTTCGACCTACCGCCTCCAATTTCATTCCAATTTCAGGTTCACAGACGCCGAGCAGCTCATCGGCTATCTGCACGAACTCGGCATCTCGCATTGTTATGCCTCGCCGATCTTAAAGGCCCGCGCCGGAAGTACACACGGCTACGACATCACCGATCACAACTCGCTCAACCCGGAGATCGGGACGGAAGAGGAGTTTCACCAGCTCTCAACGAAGCTGAAAGAGCACGGGATCGGATTCATCCTCGACGTGGTGCCCAACCACATGGGTGTAGGCACCGGCGAGAACCGCTGGTGGCAGGATGTTCTCGAAAACGGCCGCGCCAGCGAGTTCGCCGACTACTTCGATATTGACTGGAACCCGCTCAAGCCGGAGCTCCGCAACAAGCTGCTGCTCCCGATCCTCGGCAACTACTACGGCGATGAACTGGAGGCCGCCCGGATTAAGTTGTCGCTGCACGACGGCCTCATCGTCTTCCTTTACTACGAACGAGTCCTGCCCGTGGATCCTCAGACGATTCCCATGATCTACGGCGCGCTCGGAGACCTCCGCCAGCGCCAGGGCCATCGCATGCCCGAGCTGATCGCGGTTCTCGAAGAGCTGCGCGGATATCCGCCGAACTGGACCGAAGATCACGACCTTGTCCTCACCCGCCAGCGCGGACTGCCAAATGTCGTAGAGCGACTCTCGGAACTGATTGCCGGCAGCGAGTCCGTCCGACAGGCCACTGAGGATGCCATGGCGATCCTCAACGGCGAGGTTGGCGACACCCGCAGCTTCGACGGTCTCCATCGTCTGCTGGAAGCCCAGGCCTACCGCCTGGCGTTTTGGCGTGTGAGTGGCGAGGAGATCAATTATCGCCGCTTCTTCGACATCAACGACCTCGTCGCCATCCGCATGGAAAACCCGCGCGTTTTCGCCGACACCCATCGCCTGATTCGCAAGCTGCTCGCAAACGGCGACGTCACCGGCCTGCGCCTCGACCATCCTGACGGCCTGTTTAATCCGCTGCAATATTTCGTGCGCGCGCAAATGCTCTACACCGCGAGCCAATGCAACGGCGCCACTCCGGAAGGCGAGCTCGCGGAAAACGGCATCGAGCGCGAAATCCAGAGCGCCTTCGGACAGCGCGACTGGGGCGGTCCGAGCGCACCGCTCTATTTATTGGTCGAGAAAATTCTCGAACCCGGCGAGCACCTTCCCGTCGAATGGCCGGTGGACGGCACCGTTGGCTACGACTTCGCCAATCTCGTCAACGGCGTATTGATTGATCCCGCAGGCGAGAAGCCGCTCACCCAGCTCTACCATCGCGTGCTGGAGCGCACGGTCGACATCGACGACCTGATCTACGACAGCAAGAAGCTGATCATGGACACCGCGTTGGCGAGCGAGATCAACGTGCTCACCCACATGCTCGACGACATCTCCGGCCGCGATCGCCGCGCCCGCGATTACACCCGCAATGTGCTCTCCGACGCCATCCGCGAAACCATCGCCTGCTTCCCTGTCTATCGAACCTACATAGATGAGCGCGGCAACATGAACGCGCGCGATCGTGAACAGATTGACAAAGCCATTGTCACCGCGAAACGCCGCAACGAAGGCATGGCTGCCGGCGTCTTCGATTTTTTGCGCGACATCCTTCTGCTCGAAGGCAACGACGGCGGAGAGCGTATCCACGGCTATCGCAAAATGCTCTATTTCACGCTGAAGTTCCAGCAACTTACCGGCCCGGTGATGGCCAAGGGCCTGGAAGACACCACGTTCTACGTGTACAACCGATTTATATC
This window encodes:
- the treY gene encoding malto-oligosyltrehalose synthase, translated to MRSSPTIFAEQKSALAECMERIAAGKRQLRPTSTYRLQFHSNFRFTDAEQLIGYLHELGISHCYASPILKARAGSTHGYDITDHNSLNPEIGTEEEFHQLSTKLKEHGIGFILDVVPNHMGVGTGENRWWQDVLENGRASEFADYFDIDWNPLKPELRNKLLLPILGNYYGDELEAARIKLSLHDGLIVFLYYERVLPVDPQTIPMIYGALGDLRQRQGHRMPELIAVLEELRGYPPNWTEDHDLVLTRQRGLPNVVERLSELIAGSESVRQATEDAMAILNGEVGDTRSFDGLHRLLEAQAYRLAFWRVSGEEINYRRFFDINDLVAIRMENPRVFADTHRLIRKLLANGDVTGLRLDHPDGLFNPLQYFVRAQMLYTASQCNGATPEGELAENGIEREIQSAFGQRDWGGPSAPLYLLVEKILEPGEHLPVEWPVDGTVGYDFANLVNGVLIDPAGEKPLTQLYHRVLERTVDIDDLIYDSKKLIMDTALASEINVLTHMLDDISGRDRRARDYTRNVLSDAIRETIACFPVYRTYIDERGNMNARDREQIDKAIVTAKRRNEGMAAGVFDFLRDILLLEGNDGGERIHGYRKMLYFTLKFQQLTGPVMAKGLEDTTFYVYNRFISLNEVGGSPETFGTSLLQFHRANAARAGTWAASMLSTSTHDTKRSEDVRARLNVLSEMPREWSTHVMRFRRVNKPKKLQLSDGRVPPDANEEYLLYQTLLGAWPLEGIGDPDCRESFVHRIQEYMTKAIHEAKVNLSWVNQNPDYTEALQEFVASILEPGSVRRPNQFLSYMDQLLPQVQFFGAINSLSQTLIKLTAPGVPDIYQGQEMWDFSLVDPDNRRPVDFEARKRAVSDLNHFADAESELCRTLLENWRDGHIKLWTVMQSLRLRQQERELFMEGSYTPLSASYLHEKHVIAYARTLNGRHAIAVAPRLSCTLMKGIVQPPIGRAWDRGYLEIPPEITGTFRNVFTGETVSIGREQRLLCSEIFRSFPVALLVSA
- a CDS encoding ABC transporter permease, which translates into the protein MRLALDIIGQTFRILWAHKLRSFLTMFGIAWGVGSLLLLVGLGEGFRSGNRREMKSFGEDIEFVFPGRAPAVAGNMSSGHPYKLTIQDAKDIAQLPHVRSASPVLQREDIREVSEFGNSNGQVVGILPVFNDIRYLPLSKGRWLNDLDETQRRDVAVIGDEMVKNLFPDKQNPLGHQILLNGRSFEVIGVVQRVGKGDENSTNNRVFIPFSAMHTYFPLKQSQEDNAVSFINFRPITHDDHAVAMKEAKSIVARNHGFDAANDDAFEAWDSAKSAEMVGKIFDAMNVFLGGVGIVTLALGAIGIINIMLVAVTERTREIGLRKALGATNRSVLAQFFLEGTFLTLFSGGLGLIGAIGFCALLAQLPAPDGFDTPRVVPMSAAVAIGTLALAGVIAGLYPARKAALMAPVDALRAE
- a CDS encoding DinB family protein, whose amino-acid sequence is MKRLLAFLLFSMFSAATLLAQKPNFIEGVGQGYDGEWTHVSRQLIALAEAIPADKYAWRPAPGVRSTGEVIMHIAGANFYFLSLMGQKLPPDFQSVDEEKVAPEKAKVVDWLKRSLDAAGNARAHVTAADLKKTAKFLDHTVTHDDIYLRMVIHNNEHMGQLVAYARMNGVVPPWSEK
- a CDS encoding 3-hydroxyacyl-CoA dehydrogenase family protein; amino-acid sequence: MSEVRIIAVIGAGTMGRSIAQAAAVGGFRTILEDILPNALRKAEDAIRAELGRAVSTGSVEQREADAALARIEYASNLEDAARDADMVIEAVPDELESKLEIFVLLDKVCRPETMIVSHTQIQSITELASVIYRAPKCIAMWFPKPPQTSVALEIVRGLETSDETATAAVAVAQRMKREPILLRETPGAITARMQALISNEAFKMLGEGLASAEEIDRALQQGLGLPMGPIAEAEQYGLERRLRMMEYLHKTLGETYRPAPLLEQYVKANKRALAVSR
- a CDS encoding ABC transporter permease; the protein is MVRDLLQQANSAMRHNRRRTALTMLGMAWGIATVVLLLAYGSGFGRAITTIFSHFGVKLIGVFPGRTSQQAGGQKAGSQVRFTMEDLDRLATNVPMVKRISPVAYQQTTVANDTRSYNFQVTGSYPNIARIQNVNVDTGRFFNEEDLAQKGRVAVIGSEAKTKLFSGAYALGQRIRINGISFEVIGIIEARMQEGDNDINRQIYIPFSTMGDLKDTHYLDGIWIDYETDQYEMVERGIRTTLADAHGFKPDDNRAIFVFDAMKQVKQFEIITMGLKILLAFIGTLTLGIGGVGLMNIMLVSVTQRTREIGVEKALGGRKRDILFQFLAEALTITFMGGAIGIAFAYIVSFSVGRLTFYSAIAKNAEAADIRLIIDPSTLIVATVILIIVGIVSGMLPAIKASRLNPIEALRYE
- a CDS encoding class I SAM-dependent methyltransferase; the protein is MSLREVIIDIIRRDGPIPFSRYMELCLYHPELGYYSRPREKFGKAGDFYTSSDVHAVFGRLLCRQFEEMWRLLGSPGQMDLVELGPGRGLFGQDVLDWAGKKFPEFAKALRYWLVESSPSLRARLRERFAGDSRVSVYEGLEAAASNCGDSLVMFGNEFFDAIPVELLSRAGELYIAEDKGHFIDRWVQPPHDHVQYLRDYSVPPESRGRVEVAMQSQEWMEKIAHAFAERRGFALFIDYGYTREQQLAGRHLDTLMTFREHQASANPYEAPGEQDITTHVNFTALQGVAEKNGMTSLGLVTQSQFLLGVGQQTEFADAFESCVLPQERAKVAMQLKHLISPEEMGERFHALVLARGIQGGQLSGLSFSR
- a CDS encoding zinc ribbon domain-containing protein; this translates as MFCDKCGATVPQNQRFCGNCGRAFYTMVPVTYVQQSRVQQHVRMLGILWTAYSALVALGSLACFIVAAVMTNIIRFGNGGPPAFIPPLLHIIGTVILILSMFGFLAGWGLINREPWARMLTIVLSFFAMFKVPFGTALGIYGLWVLLPEASEREYELTAKKTSAA